TCTAGCCCCCTATATTCAACCTCGGGTTCCCTAACCCCGATTTATTTAAACTAAAAAGGTACAATATGAAATTAAACTCTCCGATCTTTAATGATCAACAAAAACGTCGTGCAATCATCTGGCTCAGCTTTTTCCACATATTCATCATTGCCGCAAGCAATTACTTTGTTCAAATCCCTTTTGAAATTACGCTAAAATTGACCGCACTTGGTGCAGCAAACGATTTTTCCTTCCACAGCACTTGGGGAACGCTCACATTCCCATTTATCTTTTTAGCTACTGATTTAACTGTGCGTATTTTCGGTGCGGAAGATGCGAGAAAAATCATCTTCGTGGTAATGTTTCCTGCATTGATTGTAAGTTACGTCATATCGGTTTTATTCTCTGAAAGCAAATTCCAAGGTTTTGAATCATTAACGCATT
The Haemophilus influenzae DNA segment above includes these coding regions:
- a CDS encoding 7-cyano-7-deazaguanine/7-aminomethyl-7-deazaguanine transporter, with the translated sequence MKLNSPIFNDQQKRRAIIWLSFFHIFIIAASNYFVQIPFEITLKLTALGAANDFSFHSTWGTLTFPFIFLATDLTVRIFGAEDARKIIFVVMFPALIVSYVISVLFSESKFQGFESLTHFDLFVFRIAIASFAAYVVGQLLDVIVFNRLRQLKTWWVAPTSSMTFGSMADTFVFFSVAFYQSADPFMAEHWAQLGFVDYLFKLFVGIILFVPAYGVVLNVILRKLQMLVTERVPA